A part of Gambusia affinis linkage group LG19, SWU_Gaff_1.0, whole genome shotgun sequence genomic DNA contains:
- the brd4 gene encoding bromodomain-containing protein 4 isoform X2, with the protein MDYKMHSKSNDLLDFQQLDALLEKIAHSVSVKRDSSEECNGISGTLSVESVPGPRLNWCSASTTTPAPTLAPAPVPGPEPTPNPVRMGDGLDTAQMSGSSQGQAQQTGNPPPPEFFSLNRPKRQTNQLQYLLKVVVKSLWKHQYAWPFHSPVDAIKLNLPDYYSIIKTPMDMGTIKKRLENSYYWNAQECIQDFNTMFTNCYIYNKPGDDIVLMAEALEKAFLQKVAEMPQEEIEIPVMTGKGRGRGRREGLNLKPGTIIDSSSTTPQTRGLSNLPAAPQSLGPMQAPSVLPPHPSIQALPSLVPQSLPSLAPQLGAPYTMVQPDCVPQIPIMTSVPLPTQTSLPPVPIQNTAPMLQSPITMTKQKKSQKRKADTTTPTANDQLSESSPAESKSGKTLPRRESNRPPKLLKKEAPDSQHHIGMSGPSGGLSPKPQDQLGYCAGLVRDMLSKKHAAYAWPFYKPVDVDALGLHDYHDIIKHPMDLSTIKAKLETKQYRDPQEFAADVRLMFSNCYKYNPPDHEVVSMARKLQDVFEMRFAKMPDEPESKPVVSAQTPTLHHPAPVKPLPHLAHVHTSSDSSSDSSSESESSTDDSEEERAQRLAELQEQLKAVHEQLAALSQPQPSKPKRKEKEKEKKEKKKDKHKKKGSIPSHVDEIQDPPPVPQLPKKTKTTNNNKDVVTKKKPSKKEVLKNSHPSSLQHVPNLEDDLGITGPPVPGEKCKPMTYEEKRQLSLDINKLPGDKLGRVVHIIQSREPSLKNSNPDEIEIDFETLKPSTLRELERYVSSCLKKKKRVPPEKTVETVASSKKTISSSESSGSSSDSEAEASGMIKQPKKKSQSVKEGKKMHPHVQTGSAQAGFQSQAVVSQASSQMKQQQHQPSPAGFMPPPPVAALESSHLLESYESLPPFSQPIMHMTHHTGNSSPPPPHINAHSAGSVSPETHPFLNQHPVLPSPALHSSMPQQPSRPSHKAAPLHPKPPQQQQQQPAPPQQQPALQQQPQLQPAPPPQHQLPPQILHTHQPLHQRPMSPPTLTPQGLLSSQPPQMLLEDDEDPGSTAPMNQVQLFLQQFQPARQPQQSHQAPVRQQQQPQQQLQQLGQTSLLQTATMQGQSQLSAQTSLPPPQLSVPSQAQPTASHQAPPPQITLHQARHLQNAQHQQQQAQQHQLNYQQGPGLAGQSQASQHNISMPSNKPQQIIQQQQEQPSPRPSKPDPYNTGHIRDNPSPLMMHSPQIPQFPPVSHPSPPHNMQPKKQRASGSQAAVKEEKLPPSPVMRGEQFNSAMRAEHHKHPEIKPSQTGQSQQNLKSVDSSRPVIRSSEPSGPPPTLQEKEKFKQEPKTPVAPKKVQDVKFKNMGSWASLAQKSTSTTQSAVKSSSDSFEQFRRAAREKEEREKALKAQAEAEKDRLRKEQDKQRGRDEEDVVEPPPRRVHEESRGRLEPQHIQAPSQQQPQQVQVQQESQPAAIQQSPQPATPPQPSTQNSLDQQRELARRREQERRRREVMAATIDMNFQSDLMAIFEENLF; encoded by the exons ATGGATTACAAGATGCACTCCAAGTCAAATGATTTGCTGGATTTTCAACAATTGGATGCCCTTCTGGAAAAAATTGCACATTCAGTCTCTGTGAAAAG agaTTCCAGTGAGGAGTGCAATGGGATCAGTGGTACTCTGTCAGTGGAGTCTGTGCCGGGGCCAAGACTGAACTGGTGTTCTGCCAGCACCACTACCCCTGCCCCTACTCTCGCTCCAGCTCCCGTTCCGGGACCTGAGCCCACGCCTAACCCTGTCAGAATGGGAGACGGCCTGGATACTGCGCAGATGTCAGGCAGCAGCCAGGGGCAGGCTCAGCAAACGGGCAATCCCCCACCCCCAGAGTTCTTCAGTCTTAACAGGCCGAAGCGCCAGACCAACCAGCTGCAGTACCTACTAAAAGTTGTGGTAAAATCCCTATGGAAGCACCAGTATGCCTGGCCTTTTCATTCACCAGTGGATGCCATTAAACTTAACCTGCCT gattACTACTCTATAATTAAAACACCTATGGACATGGGAACAATCAAAAAAAGACTTGAGAATAGCTACTACTGGAATGCCCAAGAATGTATTCAGGACTTCAACACGATGTTTACCAACTGCTATATATACAACAAG CCTGGCGATGACATAGTTTTAATGGCTGAAGCTCTAGAGAAGGCTTTCCTTCAAAAGGTTGCAGAGATGCCTCAAGAAGAAATAGAGATCCCGGTCATGACAGGAAAGGGACGTGGCCGAGGCCGGAGAGAAG GTTTAAACTTGAAACCAGGCACCATCATCGATTCGTCATCCACGACTCCACAAACGCGTGGCCTGTCAAACCTTCCAGCAGCTCCGCAGTCTCTAGGACCAATGCAGGCCCCATCTGTGCTACCTCCACATCCTTCAATCCAGGCTCTGCCCTCCCTTGTGCCCCAGTCGTTACCCAGCCTTGCACCACAGCTCGGAGCGCCATACACCATGGTTCAGCCAGACTGTGTTCCTCAAATTCCTATCATGACTTCTGTGCCTCTCCCCACTCAGACCTCTCTTCCTCCAGTACCGATTCAGAACACTGCCCCTATGCTGCAGAGCCCTATAACTATGACCAAA caaaaaaagagccaaaaaaGGAAAGCGGACACTACAACACCAACAGCAAATGACCAGCTGAGTGAGTCTTCACCTGCAGAATCTAAATCTGGGAAGACATTACCCAGAAGAGAGAGTAACCGACCACCAAAACTGTTAAAGAAGGAGGCTCCGGACTCTCAGCATCACATAGGCATGAGTGGACCAAGTGGAGGTCTTAGCCCCAAACCACAAGATCAGCTAGGTTACTGCGCTGGTCTAGTTAGGGATATGCTATCCAAGAAACACGCTGCTTATGCCTGGCCGTTTTATAAACCCGTTGACGTGGATGCACTGGGACTACACGACTATCACGACATCATCAAACATCCAATGGACCTCAGTACCATCAAG GCCAAATTGGAAACAAAGCAATACCGAGATCCCCAGGAGTTTGCTGCTGATGTAAGGTTAATGTTTTCCAACTGCTACAAATATAACCCACCAGACCACGAAGTAGTATCCATGGCACGGAAGCTGCAG GACGTGTTTGAGATGCGCTTTGCCAAGATGCCAGACGAACCTGAGAGCAAGCCAGTGGTTTCTGCCCAAACTCCTACACTTCACCATCCTGCCCCGGTGAAGCCCCTACCCCATTTGGCTCACGTTCACACATCTTCAGACAGCTCCAGTGACTCATCCTCTGAGTCTGAGTCTTCCACTGATGACTCTGAAGAGGAAAGAGCTCAGCGGTTAGCAGAGCTCCAGGAGCAG CTGAAGGCTGTCCACGAGCAGCTGGCTGCCCTGTCGCAACCACAACCCAGCaaaccaaagagaaaagagaaagagaaggagaagaaagagaagaaaaaagataagCATAAGAAGAAAGGCAGCATTCCAAGCCATGTAGATGAGATCCAGGACCCCCCACCTGTTCCACAGCTGCCCAAGAAAACTAAGACcacaaacaataacaaagaTGTGGTTACTAAGAAGAAACCCAG cAAAAAGGAGGTATTGAAAAATAGTCATCCATCCAGTCTGCAGCATGTTCCCAACCTGGAGGACGATCTTGGAATAACTGGACCACCGGTCCCAGGGGAGAAATGCAAGCCCATGACTTACGAAGAGAAGAGGCAGCTAAGCCTGGACATTAACAAGCTTCCTGGTGACAAGCTTGGCCGTGTAGTACATATCATTCAGTCGAGGGAACCCTCACTCAAAAACTCCAATCCTGATGAGATTGAGATCGACTTTGAGACACTGAAACCTTCAACACTACGTGAACTGGAGAGATATGTGTCATCCTGCCTCAAGAAAAAGAAACGGGTTCCAC cTGAGAAAACCGTGGAGACAGTGGCTTCCTCCAAAAAGACAATATCTTCTTCTGAAAGCAGTGGCTCGAGCTCAGACAGTGAAGCTGAGGCATCAG GAATGATAAAACAGCCGAAGAAGAAGAGCCAATCTGTGAAAGAGGGGAAGAAGATGCATCCCCATGTCCAGACGGGTTCTGCTCAGGCTGGGTTTCAGTCCCAAGCTGTTGTCTCTCAGGCCAGCAGTcagatgaagcagcagcagcaccaaccGTCTCCTGCAGGCTTTATGCCTCCTCCCCCCGTCGCTGCTCTGGAGTCGTCCCACTTGCTAGAAAGCTACGAGTCTCTGCCTCCGTTCAGCCAGCCGATCATGCATATGACCCACCACACTGGCAACTCTTCCCCTCCACCTCCGCATATAAATGCTCACTCTGCTGGATCAGTGTCTCCTGAAACACACCCATTCCTCAACCAGCATCCAGTCCTCCCGTCTCCAG CTCTACACAGTTCGATGCCTCAGCAGCCGTCGCGGCCGAGTCACAAAGCAGCGCCTCTTCATCCAAAACcgccccagcagcagcagcagcagccagccCCACCTCAGCAGCAGCCAGCTCTACAGCAGCAGCCGCAGCTTCAGCCGGCCCCCCCACCACAGCATCAGCTCCCCCCTCAGATCCTCCACACTCACCAACCTCTGCACCAAAGGCCCATGTCACCCCCCACCCTCACCCCTCAAGGTTTGCTGTCTTCCCAGCCTCCCCAGATGCTGTTGGAAGACGACGAAGATCCGGGGTCTACTGCACCTATGAACCAAGTGCAGTTATTCCTACAGCAGTTCCAGCCGGCCCGTCAGCCGCAGCAGTCGCACCAGGCGCCGGttcggcagcagcagcagccgcagcagcagctgcagcagctgggaCAGACTTCTCTCCTGCAGACAGCGACAATGCAGGGACAGTCGCAGCTCTCCGCACAGACTTCGCTGCCTCCTCCACAGCTTTCTGTTCCCTCTCAAGCCCAGCCCACTGCATCACATCAGGCCCCACCCCCTCAGATCACCCTACACCAGGCCCGCCACCTGCAAAACGCTCAACACCAACAGCAGCAAGCTCAGCAGCATCAACTGAACTACCAGCAGGGTCCGGGACTCGCTGGTCAGTCCCAGGCGTCGCAACACAACATCTCAATGCCCTCCaacaaaccacagcagatcatCCAGCAACAGCAGGAGCAGCCCTCCCCTCGGCCATCCAAACCTGACCCATACAATACTG GCCACATAAGAGATAACCCGTCTCCTCTCATGATGCATTCCCCACAAATCCCCCAGTTTCCTCCCGTCTCTCACCCCTCCCCACCTCACAACATGCAACCCAAAAAG CAGAGGGCCTCTGGAAGCCAAGCTGCtgttaaagaggaaaaacttccTCCGTCACCAGTGATGAGAGGAGAGCAGTTTAACTCTGCGATGAGAGCAGAGCAtcacaaacatccagaaatcaAGCCCAGTCAGACCGGCCAGAGTCAACAGA ATTTAAAATCTGTGGATAGTTCACGGCCCGTCATCCGTTCCTCTGAGCCCAGCGGGCCACCTCCCACCCTGCAGGAAAAGGAGAAATTCAAGCAGGAGCCCAAGACCCCTGTAGCTCCCAAAAAGGTACAG GACGTGAAATTCAAAAACATGGGCTCATGGGCAAGCCTGGCACAAAAGTCAACGTCTACAACACAATCTGCTGTGAAGTCATCGAGTGACAGCTTCGAGCAGTTCCGCCGTGCGGCCCGGGAGaaagaggagagggagaaggCCCTGAAGGCCCAGGCAGAGGCGGAGAAAGACCGGCTGCGTAAAGAGCAGGACAAACAAcg AGGGCGGGATGAGGAGGACGTCGTCGAGCCTCCTCCCAGAAGAGTGCATGAGGAGTCTCGTGGCCGCCTCGAGCCGCAGCACATCCAAGCCCCTTCTCAACAACAACCGCAGCAGGTGCAGGTGCAGCAGGAATCCCAGCCGGCTGCCATCCAGCAGTCTCCTCAACCCGCTACTCCACCTCAGCCCTCCACGCAGAACTCACTAGATCAACAGAGGGAACTAGCACGCCGAAGGGAACAGGAGAGGCGGAGGAGGGAGGTG ATGGCAGCAACTATTGATATGAATTTTCAAAGTGACTTAATGGCTATCTTTGAGGAGAActtgttttga
- the brd4 gene encoding bromodomain-containing protein 4 isoform X1: MDYKMHSKSNDLLDFQQLDALLEKIAHSVSVKRDSSEECNGISGTLSVESVPGPRLNWCSASTTTPAPTLAPAPVPGPEPTPNPVRMGDGLDTAQMSGSSQGQAQQTGNPPPPEFFSLNRPKRQTNQLQYLLKVVVKSLWKHQYAWPFHSPVDAIKLNLPDYYSIIKTPMDMGTIKKRLENSYYWNAQECIQDFNTMFTNCYIYNKPGDDIVLMAEALEKAFLQKVAEMPQEEIEIPVMTGKGRGRGRREGGLNLKPGTIIDSSSTTPQTRGLSNLPAAPQSLGPMQAPSVLPPHPSIQALPSLVPQSLPSLAPQLGAPYTMVQPDCVPQIPIMTSVPLPTQTSLPPVPIQNTAPMLQSPITMTKQKKSQKRKADTTTPTANDQLSESSPAESKSGKTLPRRESNRPPKLLKKEAPDSQHHIGMSGPSGGLSPKPQDQLGYCAGLVRDMLSKKHAAYAWPFYKPVDVDALGLHDYHDIIKHPMDLSTIKAKLETKQYRDPQEFAADVRLMFSNCYKYNPPDHEVVSMARKLQDVFEMRFAKMPDEPESKPVVSAQTPTLHHPAPVKPLPHLAHVHTSSDSSSDSSSESESSTDDSEEERAQRLAELQEQLKAVHEQLAALSQPQPSKPKRKEKEKEKKEKKKDKHKKKGSIPSHVDEIQDPPPVPQLPKKTKTTNNNKDVVTKKKPSKKEVLKNSHPSSLQHVPNLEDDLGITGPPVPGEKCKPMTYEEKRQLSLDINKLPGDKLGRVVHIIQSREPSLKNSNPDEIEIDFETLKPSTLRELERYVSSCLKKKKRVPPEKTVETVASSKKTISSSESSGSSSDSEAEASGMIKQPKKKSQSVKEGKKMHPHVQTGSAQAGFQSQAVVSQASSQMKQQQHQPSPAGFMPPPPVAALESSHLLESYESLPPFSQPIMHMTHHTGNSSPPPPHINAHSAGSVSPETHPFLNQHPVLPSPALHSSMPQQPSRPSHKAAPLHPKPPQQQQQQPAPPQQQPALQQQPQLQPAPPPQHQLPPQILHTHQPLHQRPMSPPTLTPQGLLSSQPPQMLLEDDEDPGSTAPMNQVQLFLQQFQPARQPQQSHQAPVRQQQQPQQQLQQLGQTSLLQTATMQGQSQLSAQTSLPPPQLSVPSQAQPTASHQAPPPQITLHQARHLQNAQHQQQQAQQHQLNYQQGPGLAGQSQASQHNISMPSNKPQQIIQQQQEQPSPRPSKPDPYNTGHIRDNPSPLMMHSPQIPQFPPVSHPSPPHNMQPKKQRASGSQAAVKEEKLPPSPVMRGEQFNSAMRAEHHKHPEIKPSQTGQSQQNLKSVDSSRPVIRSSEPSGPPPTLQEKEKFKQEPKTPVAPKKVQDVKFKNMGSWASLAQKSTSTTQSAVKSSSDSFEQFRRAAREKEEREKALKAQAEAEKDRLRKEQDKQRGRDEEDVVEPPPRRVHEESRGRLEPQHIQAPSQQQPQQVQVQQESQPAAIQQSPQPATPPQPSTQNSLDQQRELARRREQERRRREVMAATIDMNFQSDLMAIFEENLF, translated from the exons ATGGATTACAAGATGCACTCCAAGTCAAATGATTTGCTGGATTTTCAACAATTGGATGCCCTTCTGGAAAAAATTGCACATTCAGTCTCTGTGAAAAG agaTTCCAGTGAGGAGTGCAATGGGATCAGTGGTACTCTGTCAGTGGAGTCTGTGCCGGGGCCAAGACTGAACTGGTGTTCTGCCAGCACCACTACCCCTGCCCCTACTCTCGCTCCAGCTCCCGTTCCGGGACCTGAGCCCACGCCTAACCCTGTCAGAATGGGAGACGGCCTGGATACTGCGCAGATGTCAGGCAGCAGCCAGGGGCAGGCTCAGCAAACGGGCAATCCCCCACCCCCAGAGTTCTTCAGTCTTAACAGGCCGAAGCGCCAGACCAACCAGCTGCAGTACCTACTAAAAGTTGTGGTAAAATCCCTATGGAAGCACCAGTATGCCTGGCCTTTTCATTCACCAGTGGATGCCATTAAACTTAACCTGCCT gattACTACTCTATAATTAAAACACCTATGGACATGGGAACAATCAAAAAAAGACTTGAGAATAGCTACTACTGGAATGCCCAAGAATGTATTCAGGACTTCAACACGATGTTTACCAACTGCTATATATACAACAAG CCTGGCGATGACATAGTTTTAATGGCTGAAGCTCTAGAGAAGGCTTTCCTTCAAAAGGTTGCAGAGATGCCTCAAGAAGAAATAGAGATCCCGGTCATGACAGGAAAGGGACGTGGCCGAGGCCGGAGAGAAGGTG GTTTAAACTTGAAACCAGGCACCATCATCGATTCGTCATCCACGACTCCACAAACGCGTGGCCTGTCAAACCTTCCAGCAGCTCCGCAGTCTCTAGGACCAATGCAGGCCCCATCTGTGCTACCTCCACATCCTTCAATCCAGGCTCTGCCCTCCCTTGTGCCCCAGTCGTTACCCAGCCTTGCACCACAGCTCGGAGCGCCATACACCATGGTTCAGCCAGACTGTGTTCCTCAAATTCCTATCATGACTTCTGTGCCTCTCCCCACTCAGACCTCTCTTCCTCCAGTACCGATTCAGAACACTGCCCCTATGCTGCAGAGCCCTATAACTATGACCAAA caaaaaaagagccaaaaaaGGAAAGCGGACACTACAACACCAACAGCAAATGACCAGCTGAGTGAGTCTTCACCTGCAGAATCTAAATCTGGGAAGACATTACCCAGAAGAGAGAGTAACCGACCACCAAAACTGTTAAAGAAGGAGGCTCCGGACTCTCAGCATCACATAGGCATGAGTGGACCAAGTGGAGGTCTTAGCCCCAAACCACAAGATCAGCTAGGTTACTGCGCTGGTCTAGTTAGGGATATGCTATCCAAGAAACACGCTGCTTATGCCTGGCCGTTTTATAAACCCGTTGACGTGGATGCACTGGGACTACACGACTATCACGACATCATCAAACATCCAATGGACCTCAGTACCATCAAG GCCAAATTGGAAACAAAGCAATACCGAGATCCCCAGGAGTTTGCTGCTGATGTAAGGTTAATGTTTTCCAACTGCTACAAATATAACCCACCAGACCACGAAGTAGTATCCATGGCACGGAAGCTGCAG GACGTGTTTGAGATGCGCTTTGCCAAGATGCCAGACGAACCTGAGAGCAAGCCAGTGGTTTCTGCCCAAACTCCTACACTTCACCATCCTGCCCCGGTGAAGCCCCTACCCCATTTGGCTCACGTTCACACATCTTCAGACAGCTCCAGTGACTCATCCTCTGAGTCTGAGTCTTCCACTGATGACTCTGAAGAGGAAAGAGCTCAGCGGTTAGCAGAGCTCCAGGAGCAG CTGAAGGCTGTCCACGAGCAGCTGGCTGCCCTGTCGCAACCACAACCCAGCaaaccaaagagaaaagagaaagagaaggagaagaaagagaagaaaaaagataagCATAAGAAGAAAGGCAGCATTCCAAGCCATGTAGATGAGATCCAGGACCCCCCACCTGTTCCACAGCTGCCCAAGAAAACTAAGACcacaaacaataacaaagaTGTGGTTACTAAGAAGAAACCCAG cAAAAAGGAGGTATTGAAAAATAGTCATCCATCCAGTCTGCAGCATGTTCCCAACCTGGAGGACGATCTTGGAATAACTGGACCACCGGTCCCAGGGGAGAAATGCAAGCCCATGACTTACGAAGAGAAGAGGCAGCTAAGCCTGGACATTAACAAGCTTCCTGGTGACAAGCTTGGCCGTGTAGTACATATCATTCAGTCGAGGGAACCCTCACTCAAAAACTCCAATCCTGATGAGATTGAGATCGACTTTGAGACACTGAAACCTTCAACACTACGTGAACTGGAGAGATATGTGTCATCCTGCCTCAAGAAAAAGAAACGGGTTCCAC cTGAGAAAACCGTGGAGACAGTGGCTTCCTCCAAAAAGACAATATCTTCTTCTGAAAGCAGTGGCTCGAGCTCAGACAGTGAAGCTGAGGCATCAG GAATGATAAAACAGCCGAAGAAGAAGAGCCAATCTGTGAAAGAGGGGAAGAAGATGCATCCCCATGTCCAGACGGGTTCTGCTCAGGCTGGGTTTCAGTCCCAAGCTGTTGTCTCTCAGGCCAGCAGTcagatgaagcagcagcagcaccaaccGTCTCCTGCAGGCTTTATGCCTCCTCCCCCCGTCGCTGCTCTGGAGTCGTCCCACTTGCTAGAAAGCTACGAGTCTCTGCCTCCGTTCAGCCAGCCGATCATGCATATGACCCACCACACTGGCAACTCTTCCCCTCCACCTCCGCATATAAATGCTCACTCTGCTGGATCAGTGTCTCCTGAAACACACCCATTCCTCAACCAGCATCCAGTCCTCCCGTCTCCAG CTCTACACAGTTCGATGCCTCAGCAGCCGTCGCGGCCGAGTCACAAAGCAGCGCCTCTTCATCCAAAACcgccccagcagcagcagcagcagccagccCCACCTCAGCAGCAGCCAGCTCTACAGCAGCAGCCGCAGCTTCAGCCGGCCCCCCCACCACAGCATCAGCTCCCCCCTCAGATCCTCCACACTCACCAACCTCTGCACCAAAGGCCCATGTCACCCCCCACCCTCACCCCTCAAGGTTTGCTGTCTTCCCAGCCTCCCCAGATGCTGTTGGAAGACGACGAAGATCCGGGGTCTACTGCACCTATGAACCAAGTGCAGTTATTCCTACAGCAGTTCCAGCCGGCCCGTCAGCCGCAGCAGTCGCACCAGGCGCCGGttcggcagcagcagcagccgcagcagcagctgcagcagctgggaCAGACTTCTCTCCTGCAGACAGCGACAATGCAGGGACAGTCGCAGCTCTCCGCACAGACTTCGCTGCCTCCTCCACAGCTTTCTGTTCCCTCTCAAGCCCAGCCCACTGCATCACATCAGGCCCCACCCCCTCAGATCACCCTACACCAGGCCCGCCACCTGCAAAACGCTCAACACCAACAGCAGCAAGCTCAGCAGCATCAACTGAACTACCAGCAGGGTCCGGGACTCGCTGGTCAGTCCCAGGCGTCGCAACACAACATCTCAATGCCCTCCaacaaaccacagcagatcatCCAGCAACAGCAGGAGCAGCCCTCCCCTCGGCCATCCAAACCTGACCCATACAATACTG GCCACATAAGAGATAACCCGTCTCCTCTCATGATGCATTCCCCACAAATCCCCCAGTTTCCTCCCGTCTCTCACCCCTCCCCACCTCACAACATGCAACCCAAAAAG CAGAGGGCCTCTGGAAGCCAAGCTGCtgttaaagaggaaaaacttccTCCGTCACCAGTGATGAGAGGAGAGCAGTTTAACTCTGCGATGAGAGCAGAGCAtcacaaacatccagaaatcaAGCCCAGTCAGACCGGCCAGAGTCAACAGA ATTTAAAATCTGTGGATAGTTCACGGCCCGTCATCCGTTCCTCTGAGCCCAGCGGGCCACCTCCCACCCTGCAGGAAAAGGAGAAATTCAAGCAGGAGCCCAAGACCCCTGTAGCTCCCAAAAAGGTACAG GACGTGAAATTCAAAAACATGGGCTCATGGGCAAGCCTGGCACAAAAGTCAACGTCTACAACACAATCTGCTGTGAAGTCATCGAGTGACAGCTTCGAGCAGTTCCGCCGTGCGGCCCGGGAGaaagaggagagggagaaggCCCTGAAGGCCCAGGCAGAGGCGGAGAAAGACCGGCTGCGTAAAGAGCAGGACAAACAAcg AGGGCGGGATGAGGAGGACGTCGTCGAGCCTCCTCCCAGAAGAGTGCATGAGGAGTCTCGTGGCCGCCTCGAGCCGCAGCACATCCAAGCCCCTTCTCAACAACAACCGCAGCAGGTGCAGGTGCAGCAGGAATCCCAGCCGGCTGCCATCCAGCAGTCTCCTCAACCCGCTACTCCACCTCAGCCCTCCACGCAGAACTCACTAGATCAACAGAGGGAACTAGCACGCCGAAGGGAACAGGAGAGGCGGAGGAGGGAGGTG ATGGCAGCAACTATTGATATGAATTTTCAAAGTGACTTAATGGCTATCTTTGAGGAGAActtgttttga